In Melanotaenia boesemani isolate fMelBoe1 chromosome 18, fMelBoe1.pri, whole genome shotgun sequence, the sequence GTGAGCTTGATTACACAAATCTGGAGGTATTGCAACTCAGCCTCTGTGCCAGCTGCCAAGTGCCccctttatttctgtttctgtgcagACAACTCTCTGGGGGTCTGCAGTCTAGTGTGGTGTTGATgttctctgcttctctctgtgtTTGTAGGAAGGATGATAAGGACTACGCCCTCAAACAGATTGAAGGCACTGGCATCTCCATGTCAGCCTGCAGAGAGATTGCAGTAAGAGCTGCTTGGCTTACtctatttcttttgtttggtctGTGACTGAGACCACCTTCATGCCATTTCCAAGTGCTCTATTTAAAATAAGAATCACCTTTAATTTCCGTCTCCGTGTGTCACATTTGCAACAGATATGAAATATAAACTCaaggggaaaaataaattaaatattatcatAATGCTTGTATGGGTGGAAACGATGTCAGTTATCTTAATTATGTCCCCAAAATCAACACGTCAAAACATCCTACATTTAAAAGAATTACCCTCGTGTTGTATTGCACTAGGATTGTATAGATGTTAATGTGTCTATTCCCTGCATGCATTATTTATGAATAATAGTGCTATTAGTTGCTAATTCTTAGTAATTATAATATACATTTAGTTGTACAGACTGCTTCtttcaatatttaattatttgaaattatgAGGTCATTGCTCTGAACGGGTTCATGTGTTGCAGCTGTTGCGGGAGCTGAAGCACCCCAATGTCATCTCACTACAGAAGGTTTTCCTGTCACATGCTGATCGTAAAGTATGGCTGCTCTTTGACTACGCAGAACATGATCTCTGGgtaaaatatacacacacattggtCCCTGTTAACTTATCAAACATATTATGAACTTTTCTATTGAATATATCTGTTTCAGATGTAATCTTTGTTGATACTTTTTGGTAACttccttttaatttcttttttttgtaataaaagtatataTACCCCTGCAGCAGATAACCACCCAAATTCCAAACAGTACACTTAGTTTGTAATTGGGTTAAATAGGCTAagtctcattaaaaaaatcacacaccAAGAAGTACTCCATATCTGGTACATGCAAATATGTATTAAAGCTGCATTACAGCCTACAATTACAATGGCAACAGCTGAGATGGATGTCATTTTCCACCCCAGAGCAGCTATACTTGCTCTCCCCTTCCAAATAAGTCGAAAAACATGTCACACACTTCAGTTTTTACCCATCTTGCTCTTAGCAAACTTAGCTGGTGACTGGATGGCAAGAAAAGGACACATTTCAGTCATTATGTATCAAAGTAACCACTATTTTGTCTTTCCATAGCACATTATTAAGTTTCACAGGGCCTCCAAGGCCAATAAGAAGCCACTTCAGCTGCCTAGAGGAATGGTGAAGTCTTTGCTCTACCAGATTCTGGATGGCATCCATTACCTCCACGCCAACTGGGTCCTTCACAGAGATCTTGTAAGAGGATTAGGTTTCAGGGTGTTTATTTATCAGGGAAAATGGGTTTGGACAGTTAATGAGACATTGGAAGATAGGTGGAGACGTGAAGCTACATCGGTCTCCTTTTGTCATTTTGAAGTTAATTGAATTCATATTGATAAATCATGATTAGTTAACATGTTTAAATTGAAAAAGATTAGTCTGCAGTAGTTTTTTGATAATATAATTTCTCATTATGTGTACTATTTGTTTgcaaggttaaataaaaaaatgtaattgatATTTAGGCCCTCTTCATATAAGGATgtatccactagagggcagcaaCATGCAGTTTTTCAACATTCAGTACAAAAATTCTGCAACTGGATCAAGCAAAGTTTGGTTCTTTGAAgggctgttttcacacatgtgGATAGTGGAAATacaaggttttttatttttattttttattatcattgtttgttttcatcagaAACCAGCTAACATTTTAGTGATGGGAGAAGGGCCTGAGAGGGGCAGAGTAAAGATTGGTATGTATCGTGCCTAATCTTTCCATTGTAAACTTTTGTGTAGATTTGATTTTTGCTACAGCAAGTGTATTCTTTATCGTGCAGCGGATATGGGGTTTGCTCGTCTCTTCAATTCACCACTGAAGCCTTTAGCCGATCTCGACCCAGTTGTGGTCACTTTCTGGTACAGAGCACCGGAACTGCTGCTGGGGGCTCGGCACTACACCAAAGCCATCGGTGAGATTTACTGCTTCTCTTGTTTTGCAGATGTGTAGCCAGTTTTTACTGATTCGGGGCGACCATCTTAGTTAATGtgcattctgcttttttctCAGACATCTGGGCGATTGGCTGCATTTTTGCCGAGCTGCTGACGTCTGAGCCCATATTCCACTGTCGCCAGGAAGACATCAAGACCAGCAACCCCTATCACCACGACCAACTGGACCGCATCTTTAATGTTATGGGCTTCCCTGCTGGTGAGACTCCACTACCATGAGACTTTTTtggaaaatattcagaaaaaataaTTGACTATCTCTATTATCTGCTGTCAGTCCAACTCCTGTGGAGAAAGGTTGTGAAagggattttatgtttttggcttagaaagttttttttttttgtttgttttttttcttcattggtCTCGATTTGCACTGTTTCTGAATTCAGCGATGTGGTCTGTGGGCTAAGAACCCTAACCCACAGACTCCATACAAGAAGTCAAGTCCCATGCATAAAAACTTTAGCTTGCAGGACTACATTTGGACCAATATTTTCCACTTCATTTAAGCtgcttttgattgttttttatttcccttCTGTTATCTCTGCTGCTGTAGTTGTGTAATGCACCAGCCTGTTTGATGGATCTTTTTTATGTGCCTGAAAATTgagcatttttaacatttatttgcaaTAATACTTTTAATTTACCTTAGGGTTTATTAATGTGAAACTTGctgatgagttttttttaagttatataGAAAAAGATAGTAACCTAGAAGTAATAAGGAAAGCTTGATTTTGTTTGCAAAACTTTTTTTGCTATTAGGGAAATTATAAGCATTTGTGTCTGAAAATCTTTTATTTCAGACCTtacagaatgaaaataaaattctcAAAGGGAGGATGTAGCATGTTGTAATTATGTCTTTCCTTCACTCGACAGATAAAGACTGGGAGGACATCAAAAAGATGCCAGAGCACTCAACACTGATGAAAGACTTTAGGAGGAACACGTGAGTTTACTGATCACCTctgtcccagttttttttttctttttctttttaagtaatcacatatgaaaataaagtatGACTgctagaaaaaatatatttttgtaatcATTGCAAAACTATGCATGTCCTTTTAAATTAAGTTATGATGACATGATAGTAATTGTATTTGCTTTTACTTCTTTACAGATACACAAACTGCAGCCTTATAAAGTACATGGAGAAACATAAAGTTAAACCAGACAGTAAAGCATTCCACTTGGTGAGTAAATGGAGTACTAGCATGgaatttctgcatttttggTTCTGTTATTGCTTCTTGTTTGGTGCTAAAACTCTGCAAATTTATACAGCTGCAAAAGCTATTGACCATGGACCCCATCCGTAGAATCACATCTGAACAGGCAATGCAGGACCCCTACTTTTTAGAGGAGCCCTTACCCACTTCTGAGTGAGTTATGGCAAATGCACACATATATGCAGCCTCTATCCAGTTTTGTCTACAGTATCATGTGTTGGTTTTTGCCCTTGACTCACATGATTGGCTAATTAGATCTGAGTCATGggaataaatgtttaaaagtgtcaagattttctttttttttcctcagtgtgtttgcagGCTGTCAGATTCCTTACCCCAAGAGAGAGTTCCTGACAGAGGAGGAGCCAGAGGACAAGGCAGACAAAGTAAAATATCAATGTGCCTCATGCTGTCTTTCTAGTCATTGAACATCCTTATTTCATGAGTGTGCTTttagaaaagagaaacagaaaaatatggtGATAAATGTACAATAGAGTTGAAAAGCAGTTTGTTTCAttgcttgttgttttttccctttagaaaaaccagcagcagcaacagggaAACAACCACACAAATGGGGCAGGTCACACTGGCAACCCAGATAACAGCCACGCCCAGGGCCCGCCTCTGAAGAAAGTGCGGGTTGTCCCACCTACCACTACCTCAGGTGGCCTCATTATGACCTCAGACTACCAGGTAAATTTGTCTCACACACCTGTCACCCATGTGCTTTAAGGTTAGGCTGCAGCTCCCATTGCCTTTTAATTGGCAGCTGAGGCAGCTTCCCAAGCTCTTTTAAAGTGGACACAGAAATGTTCCCAAACCAGCTGAGAGCTGTAGCCTTTACCAGCGTGCCTTGGGTCTGCCCCAGGCTGTCCGCCCTTAATGGCAAACCCAAAATACCTCACTCTAAAGACACCCAACTGGTTAAGCCCTTTTTACCAGGCATTTCTCTAATAACATTTTGATAGAGATACGGGAAGCTGGGATCCTTTTGATTGGCTGTTTAGGCtacagtggtgtgaaaaagtgtttgcctccttcctgatttcttttatttgcatgtttgtcacacttaaatgtttctgATCAAGCTAATTTAAGTATTACTCAAggacaacacaagtaaacataaaatgcattttttaaatgaggttGTTAttgttaagaaagaaaaagaaattcaaactTACACGGCCCTGTGTGGAAAAAGGAATTACCCCCTTAAACCTAATAACTGGTTGGGCCACCCTTAGCAGCAACAACCGCAATCAAGCGTTTGTGGTAACTTACAAGGAGTCTTTTATACCACTGTGAAAGAATTTTGGCCCACTCATCTTtgcagatttgttttaattcagcCACATTGGAGGGTTTTCAAGCATAAACAGCCTTTTTAAACGTCACGCCACAGCATCTCAATAGGATTCAGGTCAGGACTTTGACTAGGCCTTTCCAAAGTCTTTAAATAACCTTAAGTagctttattattcattttgcaTTCATGTGGCCAAAAAGCTGTAACATGTCACCACttcaagcatgttttttttaacattgttaacattaaagaataaacaaactATTGTGTCAAACAAGATTTAACATATCACTTTTTCCTTTGTCCCTGCAGCGCTCTAATCCACATGCTGCCTACCAGAACCCTGGACCAAGCACATCACTGCCCCAAAGCAGCATGGGATACTCCTCTACCTCCCAACAGCCGCCCCAGTACTCCCATCAGACCCACCGCTACTGAATCACCCCTCCacaacaaacatacacacatttctAGACATGTGTACACACACAGCCCTCACTATGCCCACTTGAACGAATGTATTGAGGGATGTGGAGATGTCCACGGCAACAAAACTTTCCACCAACCCCCCTGTCCCACCTCACAGAAGACACCTTCTCTGCAGCAGTACTTTAGACCAGACTGACAAAAGTCTGCACTTATTTCAGATAACACAGCACAATCTGAGTATTAGAAACACAGCATAGAGCAAAGCCTGATAGGTGAAACACAAGGTGGAAGGATGGAATGAAGGCATTCATGATTAAATCCAGTCTGCTTCTGTTTCTCAAGCATAATCAAACAGGCTAAGAAAAGAGAAGATATCAAGGTTTGATGGACACATGTTAAACTGTAGTGTCATCTCCTCCCTTCCCTCTGCTTCACCTGTCACCTCCACCTACGCTCGACCCCAGCCAGCTCCCCTCTTCTTGTCAAAGCTTGGATGAGACTGAAAGCTGCTATGTGACTGCCGGCGTCGACAGATTCCTAGTCCATCTGTCCTCCTGTCCgtctgtcttttattttgtgtgtagGGTCCTGTGAGGGCCTCAGCTGAGGATTGAACTGAGTTGCTATGAAGCAAACTGGGAGGATGAGAAGCCCCTGCAGCTGTGGCTTGGAGGGTTTTTGTtaagagaggaaaacaaaaaaagaaaaaaaaagaaaaagacaaaaaatattttagtagtttataatttaatctgtttttgtggttttgttttcatggCAAGAGTGGCATAGCAGCTTGCGTGAGATGAGCATTCAGCTGCTGTATGCTATGTGTAAGCCTTACAACATGATGACAAAACCAACCTATCGCATGGAGGACAGCAGATGGAACATGCATTGTACTGTATTCtattgaaatattttacatgaagCAAGTATCCTGACAATAAAAGTGGAAGCATTCATTTTGTCGATATTTTAGAAGTGTGTGCGCAATGGCAGCAGTTCTGTTAATTTAAGCATGTGTTCAGATGTTACATGTTTGTATTTAACTCATACAGCAGAGTTTTGGCAAATGATCTTACCCAACAGGAGGGCATATAACTACCAACTAGCTAACAGTAGTGACTAccaatattttgtgtttttattcctgGTTTGTTTGATTTCAGCAACGCATTTACAAAGTCTTTTAAGACTGGGGGAGCAAAAAGATAGAGGGAGAGAAGTCTGAATTAATCTTGCAATATTAACAAAACTGCACACTTTACATAATTGATATAAAATGGCAGTAGATCACTACTGCTGCCATGGCTGGGTATGAAACGAGCACCCAATGAGGCTAAGTCTTTTGGAAGCAAAGATGGGGAAGGGATTACTACTCTGGCCAAATAGTTAagcaatttaagaaaaaattggGGGGTGTTCATTATCTACAGTACATAACAGACAAAAGTAATAGAGAAAGCTGTTTTCAGAAGTgataaagatgaaaattaatACTGAATTATTCTGATAAAACCCTTAAGCTGCATGACTTGTATTGTAAAAATCACTGCAGTTCATTCCTCATTTACAAATGGAAGTTAAAACTATC encodes:
- the cdk8 gene encoding cyclin-dependent kinase 8, with the translated sequence MDYDFKVKLTGERERVEDLFEYEGCKVGRGTYGHVYKAKRKDGKDDKDYALKQIEGTGISMSACREIALLRELKHPNVISLQKVFLSHADRKVWLLFDYAEHDLWHIIKFHRASKANKKPLQLPRGMVKSLLYQILDGIHYLHANWVLHRDLKPANILVMGEGPERGRVKIADMGFARLFNSPLKPLADLDPVVVTFWYRAPELLLGARHYTKAIDIWAIGCIFAELLTSEPIFHCRQEDIKTSNPYHHDQLDRIFNVMGFPADKDWEDIKKMPEHSTLMKDFRRNTYTNCSLIKYMEKHKVKPDSKAFHLLQKLLTMDPIRRITSEQAMQDPYFLEEPLPTSDVFAGCQIPYPKREFLTEEEPEDKADKKNQQQQQGNNHTNGAGHTGNPDNSHAQGPPLKKVRVVPPTTTSGGLIMTSDYQRSNPHAAYQNPGPSTSLPQSSMGYSSTSQQPPQYSHQTHRY